The proteins below come from a single Alligator mississippiensis isolate rAllMis1 chromosome 2, rAllMis1, whole genome shotgun sequence genomic window:
- the FSHB gene encoding follitropin subunit beta precursor: MKTVNCYVLLLCWKATCCNICELSNITIAVEKEECEFCITVNATWCSGYCFTRDPIYKYPPVSSVQQTCTFKELVYETVKIPGCGDHAESFYSYPVATECHCETCDTDSTDCTVRGLGPSYCSFSQNQSKE; this comes from the exons ATGAAGACAGTTAATTGCTATGTGCTGTTACTTTGTTGGAAAGCAACTTGCTGTAATATCTGTGAGCTGTCCAATATCACTATAGCAGTGGAGAAGGAGGAGTGTGAGTTCTGCATTACTGTGAATGCCACTTGGTGCTCTGGATACTGCTTCACAAGG GATCCAATATATAAGTATCCTCCAGTGTCATCTGTTCAGCAAACTTGTACTTTCAAGGAGCTTGTGTATGAAACAGTGAAGATCCCTGGATGTGGTGACCATGCTGAATCATTTTATTCATACCCAGTGGCTACAGAATGCCACTGTGAGACATGTGATACGGACAGCACTGACTGTACTGTGAGAGGCTTAGGCCCAAGCTACTGCTCCTTCAGTCAAAATCAAAGCAAAGAATGA